The genomic window AAGGCATTGgcctaataatatttttattttaccaatgtTAAACGATAGAGTCTAGATTTTTCCTTTTGTCTTAGTAATAACACCCTATTTTGTTGTTTAGGGGTGGGAGTTTTCAAGACCATTAATGTGTTTGTTACATTCCAGTTTTTGAAAACTTGATGACGTCgaaattgatacaaaattttgttttataatttcgtttttgacaaatatttgaaTGGTAACAGCGAATTAacgtttttcgatttttgaaatattttctctataaatttttatcaaaattaaaaatatctacatCGACCGCGTTAAAAATTGACAACATTCCATTCACAGCCAGACAAAACGCTCGCTCCTAaacacagaattttttttaaatgttaaacatattgaaaacatattaacatacatacattcatgagacttgttATAGTGGTTCGGCTGGCATGGAACTAGTCAACTAGTctactaggcaatttgtatgacgtaaatgtaataaaatgctctaaaaataacaataagtgtcaaaaaccaaaattttttaatgttttctttttgcaaAGCGTCGTAAGATAATGTTATtctttgcataaacagaatctgtgataaattttcttcttgatgaaaacatttttgaagcTTATTCActgattaaattttgtacaattaacattattgttaattgtacaaGAGTTCTTCcatcaagggactttgaactgTCATTTATCgcagaaaaaaaagaacatttaccgtacttgctcaaacaACCAAACCCCTTtagtagacaaataaaaaaattttgatattttgaaaatactttgattgaactaattttgttgaattttaagataaaaagtgacaaaaagctAGATTGTACATGggattaaatggaaaatataaatcgatatttctcaaaaaaaatatcgttACCTACATTTGAAACTTGAAccagttaataatattttaaactgttaacaaaatttccaaaaaaattttcaattttctatttatttaaaatttacttacgGTTACTAAAATAGGTTAAATGAATGGCCGtccttaaattataaaaagacaaTACCAActtatcaagaaattttaacattttaaggtTTGGAACGGTgctgatttaaaatatattgctgAATTCCAAGCACATCCAGCAGGTGTATATGCTTTAGCGGCCATTGGTAATGATTTGTACTCATCGGGTAATGATTCCAAAATTAAAGTATGGGATATTAATACAAATGCATTAAAATCCACAATGCACAGTGGAGAAGCTGATGTTATATCAATGTATGTCGATGGAAATAAATTGTATGCTGGGGATGAGAAAGGATTTGTAAGTACCTACGATAATTTTTAGTCTCGTTACGCTTAAAACAAGTGAAGTTAAGCAATCTCcgcagggccggatttaaaattctaccgccctggggcactgaagaaaatgccgccctatgactgaaattttattttaacagttttgatatcttattggaaataaattaattaaactattttaatagttttcacttaaatttcctatattataatatacaaaattttaatttgatacataatgcatgaattatatttcttgaaagataaaatgtttatttaaaagaattagttaattatatattgtatagaaaatgttttctcactttccaaattttgccgccctagaaaatttgccgccctgggcactagccccgattgcccctagtgtaaatccaccactgaatCTCCGACGCAAAAGTTTTAGTTGTTTCAGGTACGAAACCCTAaccttgcacttgaaacatagctaggaacacactccattaaataacctttcaaacaagaCAAAGTAGACAGATAGACGCatacacatagcgatcaaatttataacacccatCTTTTAGTTTCGGGGttcaaaagtaaataattgGTAGGGCGttcaaaagtaaataataagctgagaaatgataaaaaagggATGGGGGGCTTTAACTTCTGGTCAAAAAAAGTTTGAAGCGtttcttaccaaaaaaattCCTCAGCAGGtgtgatgaaaatttgatttgagatcttgggtcatttttttaaagttatttccaACCGAGTAGTTTGATCAATTCCATTATTCGTTAGAGAagaagaaaaagtaaaaaaaaatcaaacatttctCGAAATTTGTATCAATTCTAAGAAtgatttaattttccaaaatgtaACTTCAGAGTTTTTACTAACTTTAGCAATAGGTGAAATTATATATCATCAGagttttttcgtatttttaagGATTTGAATATGATGGGAGCGCAGGGAAAACTAACACATATGTATTTCTGCAttagtaattttacaattttttacttcCTAGCGCTTCcacaatcaaaaattaaaaatattctaaagaaATTGTATATTACGACCCAACCATTATATCACATACGCCAGGAAATCCATCATTCTGGTCGTGGATTGAAGCCACAAAATGCGCTCTTCCCGGAGAGAAATGCGTCTGTGAAAATTGTACTTTTGGCAaaggagaaaaatattttaaaatatacttaacaAAGATTTTCAGATTAATGtagagagtttttttttttaattatttggttCTTTATTAATACTTCATCTAGCGACGAGAAAGCTAAATATAGTTTGATGTTGGACACACTTGTGTGGAGCGCCTGATGCATGATACAATATAGTGCTGCTATCTTACATGATTTGTTCTAACATCAAATAGAAATCTGACTAAGTGTATTTAATGTATAAGttgttctatttttataacttaaaaaaattatattttttatttcagattggAATTTACCAAAATAaccaattaattaatcatttaaatgtGGTTGAAGAAGTTAAAGGTCTTGTTGCAACTGGAAATTTAGTTTACTCTGTAAGAAATTTAGATGTAACCGCCACAGAACTTCTTGCAAGTAAGTATTCCAGTATTCTAtctttaaacaacttttgaacaagtgttataaactttaattttttcccGGGATAGGTGGAGATGGAAAATTCACAATCAAGACCTCTATTGAAGGACGTGCCCCATTAGCTCTAGTTGGTGGTCGGTTATGTGCGTGCACACGTGACGGAAAAAATGTTACCGTTCATCACATCAAAGAGGGCGGTCAATTACAATTATTCTGTACAATCACAGTGAGTatacaaaaagtatttatactaaaaaattacaTGTGAAAGCAACGGGGATATAGCTCAGTGGTAGAGCATTCGACTGCAGATCGAGAGGTCCCCGGTTCAAACCCGGGTGTCCcctgatgatgattttttttttaaatttaatttttgttttagggatcagatttaattttaacttcactAGCATCTATTCAATTGGGCGGTGAATCTATTTTATTCAGTGGCGGTTTTGATAAGATTATTAAGAGATGGTCCGTTGGCGGTGATAAACCGTTACCTGGTGGGTGTGCAATTGTACCCACTGCAATTAATGCTATTTGTGTGGGACCACAAGGGCAAGCATATACTGGCGGTGCCTCTGGTCTTATTTGTCGTTTAGATTtggtttaataacttttaaacattttttgcaggaactaacaaaaattatttttttttttaattatttaagtatttatttatttattttatattttactataacataataataaagatttttaagcttttgtatttttgttgtttttatttatcgtGCTTGATCAGAAATGAaatggaaaacttttatttgaggAACTTCTACTATCAAGAGATAAGTAGACATTTTagaatttgtttgaatttttctgGTGGTAATCAGaaacaaaaatagattttaaaaaaacctaccTCTCAGaaccaagtttttattatactccctttctttgtaaaaatttcgaaaattttaaaatttaaaagaaaattaatttttatttctatttttttatcggCGCCATGAGTCtgaaaaatccaaattttttcgGCAGACAAGCAGACGATCAGACACTTCTATTTTAAAGAAAGAGTaaacatttgtttcatttatctaacaataatataaatagtttttgatgtATTTCTAAAATCGCTccgaaaaatcttttttgagTACGGTATCaagtgatatctcagaaattactcGCCAAATAGTTAAATGAacgctttttataatttttttttgaatcaattttacattataaactgacgtaatttttcgaatttaatttcgaaaaaaaaatttgcaaaaaatcgagaaaaaaatttgtatccgATTTCATTAAATCTCATAAGTAATTTTAACCCGAAGAGTACATATATCGAGTTTGTTTCAGACCCGTGCGCAAGATAGGGGTTTTGGGGTCATGAACCGTCTCATTGATAATCTGTCCACATATTTTATGAGACGCATTTCCACGAACGAAACAgatatccatgcatattttAAGCTCGGTACATTCTTTGACTGTGTCTTTAAGTCGAGTACCTACTTCAAACAGAAAGCCTGAATCTTGGCGAGGCTATAACTAGCTGATACGccgaaatattttgattgaaagaagaggaATCAATTGTTGGAGAAGAActcaggaaaatttttaaaacttgagCAATAGCTGCAAGGATatgacatagaacaaaagttgaccCCCCCCCCCATCAAAGACAAATTTCTTAGATAACGGCTAAAATCGTGTGTGAGATCCATATCTCACACACGATCCATTTATCAAATGAATTAGGttaaaattaccatatataaatcttaaaatcgaaattaacaaaattttctataaatgatGTAAATAATTCTCAACAAGTTTGGTTTGCAAGTTgaaaaggtaaaattttgtaaagtataaaaataattctaaaatcgAGTTAATTTGAGGATCGAATGAGTAGTGTCCGAGATACCGCCTAAAATCGTACACGGTAACGAAATTTCTAaaagatttcattttatttctcaaaaatttaattcaaaaccgaattttttttaaataagtgaatcattaaatttaagtgGCAAtgattttgtcttttttatgaATGCTTGAAATGctggttttttataaaaatttgggaaaaaacttttccaaatagAATCAGGCAATTGTTATACATGATCGAAAAATAGACCAGAATATAGGGTACACAAGCCTTgggatagaaaaataaaaaaataaatgaaaatttttaatgtacatGTAATATATTGTTTGAAATGACAATGATACAATTTCCTtcagtaattttatatattttttaattacagtagttttttttttttaaatatttttaattgttctgtataagaaataaataaaaattaataatcatattttaatatgtaattaattatgtataatataatataattttaataataacacagCTAGTAgacacaatttatttattgttacaataatttacaataatattttttatttactctttctatttttatttaattttttttttttttaaattattacgcaaaaaaaattggaCATGATATTTTGGATATTTCGTTGATaccaacataaattaatttaatttatttcgatagtgaaaataactttgttttgtacatcggaaaaatcaaaattggttgttTTAGAAAGAACAATTAATGTTTCTTGGAATGAATGaagtaatatgaaataaaaattaagtattaataaataccctgttttagttaaaattaaataattgtatggtcttttttggaaattaaaaattgcaaagtttcaaaattttggcCTTTGCGTTTCAAAATAAATCGAGCGTTTTAATTTAccgttgaaatttttttaaattcactttcaagaaaaaattttctttttgcaaataattatatacttttggGGATAAGCCTTATTAAAGATCTGGGATGCAGAGATCTTAAGTATATGCCCTAACTTCTCAAGAAAAAATccttaaaactcaaaaaaaactcgatttgcgtccaaaatttgaataaactaaggattaaaaaaatgtaaaccagaAAGAAATGAATTCCAGCCCAATCAAGTCTTGTGCTGGTTGGttggcaaaaaatattaaataatattaattagtaacgaaattttattcatttgttttacaaaatatatatggtattttgaattcaaaaaatattaattttcagaaGAAAATGCTCCAAAAATACAACTATGAggccaaagtttttttttgtaaatgaattaaGTTTTCTAAGACTGCTTTCCATAAGAATTTCAATTATCGAAGCTTACCCACCCTagattataatacaaaaactggtaaataaattattcagtacACTTTGTCGTTGTtcttataacttgaaaaaatttaaaattttgacaagaatataaatttttttaatattaaaataaaataaaaaaacaattcaaaaaggaaaaatacaaaaagaaaagtaTCATGcaatatcaattttgattttttattaattaattaatttatttatttacaatgtttattaataattataattataataataatagataattttttaatatattttgcacTTACATAAAGGGTACTTGGAATTTAAGGAAGCACCCGATACATCATGGcttattaattctttaaattataattgtttattata from Chrysoperla carnea chromosome 2, inChrCarn1.1, whole genome shotgun sequence includes these protein-coding regions:
- the LOC123292413 gene encoding F-box/WD repeat-containing protein sel-10, translating into MAPTLKITFKNPEENRHAGDIQCLLCHNGKVYSGGEDGIIKVWNGADLKYIAEFQAHPAGVYALAAIGNDLYSSGNDSKIKVWDINTNALKSTMHSGEADVISMYVDGNKLYAGDEKGFIGIYQNNQLINHLNVVEEVKGLVATGNLVYSVRNLDVTATELLASGDGKFTIKTSIEGRAPLALVGGRLCACTRDGKNVTVHHIKEGGQLQLFCTITGSDLILTSLASIQLGGESILFSGGFDKIIKRWSVGGDKPLPGGCAIVPTAINAICVGPQGQAYTGGASGLICRLDLV